A section of the Deferribacterota bacterium genome encodes:
- a CDS encoding TraR/DksA C4-type zinc finger protein: MDRERLEYFRKKLLKMKRELINSLKTKYDEAKELEDRSGKDLADEAYDLYTKSLMLGKVETDALKLRLVEQALQRIDVGTYGVCIECEEDIDEKRLEYIPFARYCTECKSELEKSGKLKL; this comes from the coding sequence ATGGACAGAGAGAGATTAGAATATTTTAGGAAGAAACTTTTAAAAATGAAAAGAGAGTTAATAAATTCACTTAAGACAAAATACGATGAAGCTAAGGAGCTTGAAGATAGATCTGGTAAAGATTTAGCTGATGAAGCCTATGACCTTTATACAAAATCGTTGATGCTTGGAAAGGTTGAGACAGATGCATTAAAACTTAGATTAGTTGAACAGGCATTGCAGAGAATAGATGTTGGTACTTATGGGGTTTGTATAGAGTGTGAAGAGGATATAGATGAAAAGAGATTAGAGTATATACCCTTTGCTAGGTATTGTACGGAATGTAAAAGTGAGCTTGAAAAAAGTGGCAAGTTGAAGCTCTAG
- a CDS encoding 2,3-bisphosphoglycerate-independent phosphoglycerate mutase (catalyzes the interconversion of 2-phosphoglycerate and 3-phosphoglycerate) gives MDRRIILLILDGWGYRESSEYNAVKLCNPINFNNLWKNNGHTFLHASEEWVGLPKGQMGNSE, from the coding sequence ATGGATAGAAGAATTATATTATTAATACTAGATGGTTGGGGTTATCGTGAAAGCAGTGAATACAATGCTGTAAAATTGTGTAACCCTATAAACTTTAATAATCTGTGGAAGAATAATGGGCATACCTTTTTGCATGCTTCTGAAGAATGGGTTGGTTTACCTAAAGGGCAAATGGGTAATTCTGAG